In Chaetodon trifascialis isolate fChaTrf1 chromosome 2, fChaTrf1.hap1, whole genome shotgun sequence, one DNA window encodes the following:
- the LOC139346514 gene encoding T-cell ecto-ADP-ribosyltransferase 2-like, protein MMFGKGAVCRLKAFRKWATLAVLLAVALLLYHDPFLLLWWPQNPTEKPKSVGLPLDMAIDSIDDMYDGCRHKAASVIDLFGVFEWHFNRNFSLAWVSAERNAKKPVHKNLQEDHATVMYMYTNMKYIQQDFNKAVKTGKHNYSTHGFRFHYFYFYLTDAIQVLRNNQTLCRTTYHRTRKEFDVTINTNMRFGAFTWVTLNKQSFGFNGNVSCFEIDSCFGADITYYSAINQTGQVLIPPYEVFKITHVLTNDTWCKVVYKLQSTKIPKTDLNCKLDQWQIKTYVEEVSTRWQASSVGMMSASIMLLIIISLVLVKRRQTCFVAAVLGALLMMMTMTLLMLGVSIREE, encoded by the exons aTGATGTTTGGCAAAGGAGCAGTGTGTCGGCTGAAGGCATTTAGAAAATGGGCAACCCTTGCTGTGCTGTTGGCGGTGGCGCTCCTATTGTATCACGACCCATTTCTGCTACTCTGGTGGCCTCAGAACCCTACTGAG AAACCTAAGAGTGTTGGTTTACCTCTGGATATGGCAATAGATTCCATTGATGACATGTATGACGGTTGCCGACATAAAGCAGCCTCTGTGATCGACCTGTTTGGTGTGTTTGAGTGGCACTTCAACAGAAACTTCAGTTTGGCCTGGGTATCAGCTGAGAGAAATGCAAAGAAACCTGTGCACAAGAACCTGCAAGAAGACCATGCTACAGttatgtacatgtacacaaacatgaaatatatccAACAAGATTTCaacaaagcagtgaaaacaggaaaacacaattACAGTACGCATGGATTTAGGTTCCACTATTTCTACTTCTACCTGACTGATGCCATTCAAGTTCTGCGTAACAATCAGACATTGTGCAGAACCACCTATCACAGGACTCGGAAAGAGTTTGATGTCACAATCAATACCAACATGCGTTTTGGTGCTTTCACTTGGGTAACTTTAAACAAGCAGTCCTTTGGTTTCAATGGCAATGTGTCTTGTTTTGAGATTGACTCATGCTTTGGTGCTGACATAACATATTACTCTGCTATAAACCAAACTGGACAGGTGCTGATTCCTCCCTATGAGGTCTTCAAAATCACTCATGTACTGACAAATGACACGTGGTGCAAAGTGGTCTATAAGCTGCAGAGCACCAAAATACCGAAGACAGATTTAAATTGCAAATTGGATCAATggcaaataaaaacatatgTTGAAGAGGTTTCAACACGGTGGCAGGCAAGCAGTGTTGGGATGATGTCAGCATCCATAATGCTGTTGATTATCATTTCTTTAGTTCTTGTAAAGCGCAGGCAGACGTGTTTTGTGGCGGCAGTGCTGGGTGCTCTGctaatgatgatgacgatgacttTGCTGATGTTGGGAGTTAGCATCAGGGAGGAGTGA
- the LOC139349898 gene encoding ecto-ADP-ribosyltransferase 5-like, with the protein MGCPHEGQTFDWNDPQLLKDKQELSSTLNLQVTRAVPHHVTTELWFLCWLKMAMMAVWAAVLMTYGASPGIAKDPTQPGLKAPLDLAPNAVDDMYTGCKDKMEYRVKKEYLANEKNKDKNFTLAWGEAEKYYNKKWKHRKGKRPPTSLSKEQIMAIYVYTLDKPKVYFDFNNAVRTQKSKYKTTFRYHALHFFLTDALQTLNARKPQEERCLTGYRRVDSYFSQDVLNKLIRFGTFTSSSMGRYPGAYRFGDKSCFEIITCSGADVSLYSKLGESEREALIPPYEVFKVTKIERRSEQKSLPCEVVYKVKSTGKTLSNTNCALF; encoded by the exons ATGGGTTGTCCTCATGAAGGTCAAACGTTTGATTGGAATGACCCGCAGCTGCTGAAAGACAAGCAGGAGCTCAGCTCAACACTTAACCTGCAAGTCACCAGAGCAGTGCCACACCACGTGACAACTGAGCTGTG GTTCCTGTGCTGGTTGAAGATGGCAATGATGGCAGTTTGGGCAGCAGTGTTAATGACATATGGAGCCTCTCCAGGAATTGCAAAG GATCCTACACAACCTGGGTTAAAAGCTCCACTGGATTTGGCTCCAAACGCTGTAGATGACATGTACACTGGCTGCAAAGACAAGATGGAGTACAGAGTGAAGAAGGAGTACTTggcaaatgagaaaaacaaagacaaaaatttcACCCTGGCCTGGGGTGAAGCAGAAAAGTATTACAACAAAAAATGGAAGCACAGAAAGGGAAAGCGACCTCCCACCTCCCTGAGCAAAGAACAGATCATGGCTATATATGTTTACACCCTTGACAAACCCAAAGTCTATTTTGATTTCAATAATGCAGTTCGAACCCAGAAATCTAAGTACAAGACCACATTCAGATACCACGCACTTCACTTTTTCCTGACTGATGCCCTTCAAACTCTCAACGCTCGCAAACCTCAAGAAGAAAGATGTCTCACTGGCTACCGTAGAGTTGATAGTTACTTTAGCCAAGATGTTCTCAACAAGCTGATTCGCTTTGGCACTTTCACCTCCAGCTCAATGGGACGGTACCCTGGCGCTTACAGGTTTGGAGACAAGTCATGCTTTGAGATTATCACATGCTCTGGAGCAGATGTCTCGCTGTACTCTAAGCTCggtgagtcagagagagaagcCCTGATTCCTCCTTACGAGGTCTTTAAAGTCACAAAGATAGAGAGGAGGTCTGAGCAGAAGAGCCTTCCATGTGAAGTGGTCTACAAAGTGAAAAGCACAGGAAAAACTCTGTCCAATACGAATTGTGCTCTTTTCTGA
- the vwa10.2 gene encoding von Willebrand factor A domain-containing protein 7, with product MFLVVVVVVLSLPGFIHSFQPLFSFDGNSTTHRDITQRAVLRKTAEVCRDMAASEGRDFSLTIDDSLTVAKVQRACSSAGTSTSVLSTVIFRTSIANMYFSNAKVDVVFALREERHFDSETFQGGRNIITAGVSAVKASVKRESFVAGRWTLGQVFHTLQDFYSHSNWVELGNNAPYSTLIRPDQPLENLAGPSTPTCRNCTGGNCANNLLPEVLQQRFLTSGYFSIFSSAKPAGKCSHGGSFDKTSKQDPVGGISKDDTGSSHGSLHHKAADLAVSATMELLEDIRLATGDKNFLRLMGLSQSSVLCFVIDTTGSMSDDINEAKRVSFDIIDRKRGTEQEPSAYILVPFNDPGFGPLTVTTNADVFKDRISELTASGGGDIPELCLSGLQLALTAAPPSSEIFVFTDAPAKDIHLKSTVTALIESTKSVVTFMLTDVLTSRRRRRSLRGVSPRSMSQSDAQLYRDLAQASGGQAIEVTKSDLSLATSVIEDSSASAVVTVFQVVRNPGRPDNFTFTVDGSLRNMTAYITGASSLTFNLTSSTGVSQSSSQSSGPLASFTTAGNLRRLSLNTDNQTGSWEIRVDSNNPYSVKVTGQSSVNFIYNLVEAHEGAHGDFSLKEGRPLSGGNASLLVSVTGSDTVKVTEVTLFDSSGPTEVNGSLQLVGSGNFLVTFSGVPAGDFVVRLRGEDSSSSSRSTPSSFQRQASTQIKTSSISVTALANSTNIEPGSTISIPFTVATTTNGVVNNSATGSFTVRANNDRSYSSTSPNTVTITADSGGKANGTVTLTVAASAASGTDVTLTIEAENAASTDINYTVLRFSVSSKVTDITRPVCQVVSSTSCPSLSCATSQWKFITNLTDGINGTGIESVTIRQGNGTLNTSTVAGAGGENITVATYSASCCSQNVELAAVDRVGNVGTCGGQARESATAAPVTTAAVNTTSTGGHTFSTSHCLWISVAVSLLWK from the exons ATGttcctggtggtggtggtggtggtcctCTCCCTGCCAGGCTTCATTCACAGCTTCCAACCACTTTTCTCGTTTGATGGGAACTCCACCACTCACCGTGACATCACACAAAGGGCGGTCCTGAGGAAGACAGCCGAGGTCTGCCGAGACATGGCTGCCTCTGAGGGACGGGACTTCAGCCTGACT ATTGACGACAGCCTGACAGTTGCAAAGGTGCAAAGGGCCTGTTCCTCTGCAGGTACCTCCACTTCTGTCCTCTCAACTGTCATATTCCGAACGTCCATTGCAAATATGTACTTCAGCAATGCTAAAGTGGATGTGGTGTTTGCACTGCGTGAGGAGCGCCACTTTGATAGTGAGACCTTCCAGGGAGGACGCAATATCATCACAGCAG gtgtgtctgctgtgaaggCCAGTGTGAAGCGGGAGAGCTTTGTCGCAGGGAGGTGGACTCTTGGACAAGTCTTTCATACTCTACAG GACTTCTACAGCCATAGTAACTGGGTGGAGCTGGGGAACAATGCTCCTTACAGCACTCTGATCAGACCAGACCAACCTCTTGAGAACCTGGCAG GCCCGAGCACTCCGACCTGTAGGAACTGTACAGGAGGGAATTGTGCAAACAACCTTCTGCCCgaggtgctgcagcagcggTTCCTCACTTCAGGCTACTTCAGCATCTTCTCCTCAGCAAAACCTGCAG GTAAATGCAGCCACGGTGGATCATTTGACAAGACGAGCAAACAGGACCCAGTGGGGGGCATCAGTAAGGACGACACTGGATCCAGTCATGGCTCTCTTCACCACAAAGCAGCTGATCTGGCTGTCAGTGCCAccatggagctgctggaggacatCAGATTGGCTACCGGAGACAAGAACTTCCTGCG ATTGATGGGCCTCTCccagtcctctgtgctgtgctttgtCATTGACACCACAGGCAGTATGAGCGATGACATAAATGAGGCTAAGAGAGTTTCCTTTGACATCATTGACCGCAAGAGGGGAACCGAGCAGGAGCCCTCTGCCTACATACTGGTACCTTTCAATGACCCAG GTTTTGGACCTCTGACTGTGACGACCAATGCAGACGTCTTCAAAGACCGCATCAGCGAACTGACTGcaagtggaggaggagacatCCCAGAGTTGTGCTTGTCTGGACTTCAG CTTGCCCTGACTGCTGCTCCACCTTCCTCTGAGATCTTTGTCTTCACCGATGCTCCAGCTAAAGACATTCATCTGAAAAGCACTGTCACTGCCCTTATAGAGAGCACCAAGTCTGTG GTAACTTTCATGTTGACGGACGTCCTGACCAGTCGACGGCGCCGCAGAAGCCTTCGGGGTGTGAGTCCACGCTCAATGAGCCAATCAGATGCCCAGCTCTACCGTGACCTAGCCCAAGCCTCTGGAGGTCAAGCCATTGAGGTCACCAAGTCCGACCTCTCTCTGGCTACAAGTGTAATAGAGGATTCATCAGCCAGTGCTGTG gtGACAGTTTTTCAGGTGGTAAGGAATCCTGGAAGGCCTGATAATTTCACATTTACCGTTGATGGTTCTTTAAGGAACATGACTGCCTACATCACAGGAGCCTCATCTCTCACCTTCAACCTCACCAGCTCCACAG gtGTATCTCAGAGTTCCAGTCAGTCCAGTGGTCCTCTGGCATCTTTCACCACAGCAGGAAACCTACGTCGTTTAAGCCTCAACACTGACAATCAAACAGGATCATGGGAAATCAGGGTTGACTCTAATAATCCCTACTCTGTGAAGGTCACAG GTCAAAGTTCAGTGAACTTCATATATAACCTTGTTGAAGCTCATGAAGGAGCCCACGGGGACTTCAGTCTCAAGGAGGGACGTCCTCTTTCAG GTGGTAATGCCAGCCTTTTGGTCtctgtgacaggaagtgacacagtAAAGGTCACAGAGGTCACTCTGTTTGACAGCTCAGGGCCAACAGAGGTCAACGGATCACTGCAG TTGGTGGGAAGTGGTAACTTCTTGGTGACATTCAGTGGAGTCCCAGCAGGTGACTTTGTGGTTCgcctgagaggagaggacagcagctcctcctccaggtcaACACCGAGCAGTTTCCAGAGACAGGCCTCCACACAGATCAAGACCTCAAGCATATCTGTTACT GCCTTAGCCAACAGCACCAACATAGAACCTGGCTCCACCATCTCCATCCCTTTCACTGTTGCCACGACCACCAACGGAGTTGTTAACAACTCTGCAACTGGGTCATTCACAGTGCGCGCCAACAACGACCGCAGCTATTCTTCAACTTCACCCAACACCGTCACCATCACAGCGGACAGTGGAGGCAAAGCCAACGGCACGGTGACCTTAACAGTAGCAGCCAGTGCTGCATCAGGAACAGATGTGACCCTTACCATTGAGGCAGAAAATGCAGCTTCCACTGACATCAACTACACTGTCCTCAGGTTTTCTGTTTCTTCCAAG GTGACAGATATTACCCGGCCAGTGTGTCAGGTGGTCAGCTCAACCAGCTGTCCATCCCTTTCATGTGCTACCTCCCAGTGGAAGTTCATCACTAATCTCACCGATGGCATCAATGGAACCGGCATCGAGAGTGTCACCATCCGCCAAGGCAACGGTACCCTCAATACCAGCACAGTGGCTGGAGCAGGGGGCGAGAACATCACAGTGGCTACCTACAGCGCCTCCTGCTGTTCACAGAATGTAGAGCTGGCTGCTGTAGACAGAGTAGGAAATGTGGGGACATGTGGGGGTCAGGCAAGAGAATCTGCCACAGCTGCCCCTGTGACTACAGCTGCAGTGAACACAACATCCACTGGAGGGCACACTTTCAGCACATCACACTGTCTCTGGATCAGTGTtgctgtttctctcctgtggAAGTAA
- the LOC139349891 gene encoding T-cell ecto-ADP-ribosyltransferase 2-like, with the protein MSSWEMQACQRKTATACVVTSLVLLVGLLVFVVIHPTLSWQDVVGERSSQDLPCDLKEDTNDDCRSKATVVSDEAFMQTWDSSTNFSQAFRNAEQKAREPSHDYIKKHHSIAIYMYTNIILQHVKPDLDTAEKQLKETFESRSLYLSLSEAIQILKHSQVTCLTTNYRTETLLNLNISNRLIRFSTFILASDRWNLTRSASCFEVCTCFGADIIHYSALKQKSQVLIPPYEVFKVTGIERDAQRCEVIYRLKSNLNCVYDKESDTLHPISALPVDGFWLIFSIICMIIVSLLLPFVIVKVLQKHKKTAVYSATSLHNSTYSPATAAI; encoded by the exons ATGTCTTCATGGGAGATGCAAGCATGTCAGAGAAAAACTGCAACTGCATGTGTAGTTACGTCTCTTGTTCTTTTGGTGGGACTGCTGGTGTTTGTTGTCATTCATCCGACACTCAGCTGGCAGGATGTTGTTGGAGAG CGTTCTAGTCAGGATCTGCCGTGTGACCTGAAAGAAGACACGAATGACGACTGCAGATCCAAAGCCACGGTTGTGTCTGATGAAGCCTTTATGCAGACATGGGACTCCAGTACAAACTTCAGTCAAGCCTTTAGGAACGCAGAGCAAAAAGCTAGAGAGCCTTCACATGACTACATAAAGAAACATCATTCAATTGCCATATACATGTACACAAATATTATACTGCAGCACGTCAAGCCAGACCTTGacactgctgaaaaacaactgAAGGAGACATTTGAGTCCCGCTCCCTTTATTTGTCTCTGAGTGAAGCCATTCAGATTCTGAAGCACAGTCAGGTGACATGCCTTACCACCAATTACAGAACAGAGACGCTTCTCAATCTAAACATCTCTAACAGACTGATCCGTTTCAGCACCTTCATATTAGCTTCTGACAGGTGGAACCTCACAAGGAGCGCTTCATGTTTTGAAGTTTGCACATGTTTTGGAGCTGACATAATACATTATTCAGCCTTAAAACAGAAGAGCCAGGTGCTGATTCCTCCATATGAGGTTTTCAAAGTCACTGGCATCGAGAGAGATGCACAGAGGTGTGAAGTCATCTACAGGCTGAAGAGCAACCTAAACTGCGTCTATGATAAAGAGAGCGATACATTGCATCCGATATCTGCGTTACCAGTGGATGGATTCTGGCTAATTTTTAGCATCATTTGTATGATAATTGTGTCACTTTTGCTACCCTTTGTCATTGTGAAAGTATTACAAAAGCATAAGAAAACTGCTGTTTACAGTGCCACATCTTTGCATAACAGCACATATTCTCCTGCTACAGCGGCGATTTAA